A part of Oligoflexia bacterium genomic DNA contains:
- the alaS gene encoding alanine--tRNA ligase, protein MRATEVRKRFIEYFKKQQHEHIASSRLVPDNDPTLLFTNSGMVQFKNALLGHETKPYKRATTSQKCVRAGGKHNDLENVGHTARHHTFFEMLGNFSFGDYFKKEAIHFAWDFITNDLKISKDKLYVTVFTNDDEAHEIWSKQEKVPTDRISRFGEKDNFWQMGDTGPCGPCSEIFYDHGAKYGCGKPDCKVGCPCDRFVEIWNLVFMQFNKDAQGNLTPLPKPSIDTGAGLERMTAVMQQVASNYDTDLFSDLFKVMEKYFNQKYTKSDSEVGVAMRVLADHSRATAFLIADGVLPSNEGQGYVLRRIMRRGIRYGRKLTDQSLIVPTVKEVINLMSDTYPELRMREKIIISTIQTEEERFITTLDQGTLLLNDVLSDLKNKKIKTVGGDVVFKLYDTYGFPLDLTTVMAQEAGFDIDVIDFEKRMDQQRTQAKASWKGGSTDMIQSLLVPAAGKLKPTEFSGYESNDDSSEVVALFSETAQVKELKGSGSLVVIKTPFYGESGGQVGDHGIFKTSNSEGKILDTKRINDIYFHFIEVTKGSLKTGDKISLHVDISRKATMSNHSATHLMHAALRKVLGAHVTQAGSRVEALRLRFDFTHTKPMTPDEIDQVEVLVNKEISAHKIVGSKVLPYNEAVKGGAMALFGEKYADVVRVISMGDFSQELCGGTHVSNTGDIRVFKILSEGGVSSGVRRIEAITGDRAVAYLFKRHEELSQIEENLKAEEGKALERVKKLSETQKKLERDLKNALVQGQSTNVDELVSSSKNIKGAKIISACVQVADRDLLSALCDRIKDKLQSGVIVLIGQSSEGPSPIVVSVTKDLVGKFHAGNILKNVAALMDGKGGGRPDFAQGAGPNSAKAQDAAEKAYELV, encoded by the coding sequence AGAAAATGTCGGGCACACAGCTCGCCACCATACATTTTTTGAAATGTTGGGGAATTTTTCTTTTGGCGATTACTTTAAAAAAGAAGCCATTCACTTCGCATGGGATTTCATAACAAATGATCTTAAAATTTCTAAAGATAAATTATATGTAACGGTTTTTACAAACGACGATGAAGCTCATGAGATTTGGAGCAAACAAGAAAAAGTTCCAACTGATCGCATTTCAAGATTTGGTGAAAAAGATAATTTCTGGCAAATGGGCGATACTGGGCCCTGTGGTCCGTGTAGTGAAATATTTTATGATCATGGCGCTAAATATGGATGCGGCAAACCTGATTGCAAAGTCGGATGCCCGTGTGATCGATTTGTTGAGATTTGGAATCTTGTTTTTATGCAATTCAATAAAGACGCCCAAGGAAATCTCACCCCACTTCCCAAGCCATCAATCGATACAGGTGCCGGCCTTGAACGTATGACTGCGGTCATGCAACAAGTTGCCTCTAACTATGACACTGATCTTTTCTCCGATTTATTTAAAGTTATGGAAAAATATTTTAACCAAAAATACACAAAGTCTGATTCTGAAGTTGGCGTCGCCATGAGAGTTCTAGCGGATCATTCTCGCGCAACCGCCTTTTTGATTGCCGATGGAGTTTTGCCAAGCAATGAAGGCCAAGGTTATGTTTTACGTCGTATAATGAGACGTGGAATCCGCTATGGTAGAAAATTAACTGATCAAAGTTTAATCGTGCCTACAGTTAAAGAAGTCATAAATCTTATGAGTGATACCTACCCTGAACTTCGAATGAGAGAAAAAATTATTATCTCTACCATTCAAACAGAAGAAGAAAGATTTATCACAACCCTTGATCAAGGAACGTTGCTTCTTAATGATGTACTGAGTGATCTAAAAAATAAAAAAATAAAAACAGTTGGTGGTGATGTTGTATTTAAACTTTATGACACTTATGGCTTCCCCTTAGATCTCACCACAGTCATGGCCCAAGAAGCCGGCTTTGACATCGATGTCATTGACTTTGAAAAACGTATGGATCAACAACGAACCCAAGCCAAAGCCAGCTGGAAGGGTGGCAGCACAGATATGATCCAATCGTTATTGGTCCCGGCTGCTGGAAAACTTAAACCCACTGAGTTTTCTGGCTATGAAAGCAATGATGACTCAAGTGAAGTTGTTGCTCTTTTTTCAGAAACTGCACAGGTAAAAGAATTAAAAGGTTCAGGCTCATTAGTTGTCATCAAAACACCTTTTTACGGTGAGAGTGGCGGCCAAGTGGGCGACCATGGAATCTTTAAAACTTCAAATTCTGAAGGCAAAATTTTAGACACAAAAAGAATTAATGATATTTATTTTCATTTCATCGAAGTTACAAAGGGCTCACTTAAAACCGGTGATAAAATCAGTTTACATGTCGATATTTCACGTAAAGCAACGATGAGTAATCATAGCGCCACACATCTTATGCATGCAGCTCTTAGAAAAGTTTTAGGAGCCCATGTTACTCAAGCTGGTAGTAGAGTAGAAGCTTTGCGTTTGCGTTTTGACTTTACACATACAAAACCCATGACTCCTGACGAGATTGATCAGGTCGAAGTACTTGTTAATAAAGAAATCTCAGCTCACAAGATTGTTGGCTCAAAAGTACTTCCTTACAACGAAGCTGTTAAAGGTGGCGCCATGGCATTATTTGGCGAAAAGTACGCAGATGTAGTTCGAGTCATAAGCATGGGTGATTTTTCTCAAGAACTTTGTGGGGGCACCCACGTCAGCAACACGGGTGATATAAGAGTATTTAAAATTTTAAGTGAAGGTGGAGTTTCAAGCGGTGTCAGACGCATTGAAGCTATCACAGGTGATCGTGCCGTCGCCTATTTGTTTAAACGCCATGAAGAACTTTCTCAAATTGAAGAAAATCTAAAAGCAGAAGAGGGTAAAGCCCTTGAACGGGTAAAAAAACTTTCTGAAACTCAGAAAAAACTTGAGCGTGATTTAAAAAATGCTTTGGTTCAAGGTCAATCTACAAATGTCGATGAACTTGTGAGTTCCTCAAAAAATATTAAAGGCGCAAAAATCATAAGTGCTTGTGTTCAGGTGGCTGATCGCGATTTACTCAGTGCACTTTGCGATCGTATCAAAGACAAACTTCAATCAGGTGTTATAGTACTCATTGGTCAATCATCAGAAGGCCCAAGCCCCATCGTAGTCAGTGTCACAAAAGATTTGGTAGGTAAATTTCACGCCGGCAATATACTAAAAAATGTAGCAGCCCTTATGGATGGTAAAGGTGGTGGGCGCCCTGATTTTGCACAAGGTGCTGGACCAAACAGTGCTAAAGCCCAGGATGCAGCTGAAAAAGCCTACGAATTAGTATAA
- a CDS encoding phospholipase D-like domain-containing protein, translating to MTKHPKLLSAKLLNFRLSLASILFVVSTLPLIANSQVPPTQNTPSTPIYTPSAISDDYTRMFEYSLKLLLLPEVREFFMDIFKKELQISPELRSTMKMPEDFKVKEMSESQFIFLLQQNPSLWNYLDQYLEELPHLKIRKNANAKTREAYEAVKEKWRARFRLWIADQGVLGRFKVYNNPARTMPLLQADGKAGYFEPTVYFNHPLKYPDGRTTEAVNLKQVWIDFIRGAKQQLAINVFDFDLPEVAEEIIKKNSEFLKNKLPAVRVGIDASVIKDKTEVKKIYQLLKTAGVNIFKVNATGLNHHKIATRDWQLKSNGMVLLSSGNLTFSCIDPLGDYISGKVIAEDQKYLLPNANHIITMRSDSFSQLVNYQLTKILDLKLRGSENPLGGAFKVFGESLGGVKELPFMIAGFSPKGGLGDINRDIIAQVIAKTQGRIRMIQFAFSSKSIEDALFEHSRKEKVAGREYIFESVSHTAFSLEYWSRFLIMSGYDVVDTADGKHYVLNADSRWNKEFTTDEANNNRARMLVAPNNYGQHLVRLDDGSTFEVRSKIHHKIMICGEGENTTLIIGTSYNFTESANTNNEHILVIKDPRVVPQVLAAFENLRSQASSSVEVITRKRNVYLKSDGKMDMEERRATEELKRTIEKNKRKLVGSNILLSGFEFCSKQLKELLKSTTSHKKR from the coding sequence ATGACCAAACACCCAAAACTCCTATCTGCCAAACTCTTAAACTTTCGTTTAAGTCTTGCGAGCATCCTTTTTGTAGTCTCTACTTTGCCCTTAATCGCAAACAGCCAAGTACCCCCAACTCAAAACACACCATCTACCCCAATTTATACGCCAAGCGCGATTAGCGATGATTATACTAGAATGTTTGAATACAGTTTAAAGCTTCTTTTGCTCCCAGAAGTACGTGAATTTTTCATGGATATTTTCAAAAAAGAACTTCAAATCAGCCCTGAATTGCGCTCAACCATGAAAATGCCTGAAGATTTTAAAGTAAAAGAAATGTCTGAAAGCCAATTTATTTTTCTACTCCAGCAAAATCCGAGCCTTTGGAATTACCTTGATCAATACTTAGAAGAACTTCCACATCTTAAAATTAGAAAAAATGCCAATGCAAAAACTCGCGAAGCTTATGAAGCTGTAAAAGAAAAATGGCGCGCTCGCTTTAGACTATGGATCGCAGACCAAGGTGTTTTGGGTCGTTTTAAAGTCTATAACAATCCAGCCAGAACCATGCCACTACTCCAAGCAGACGGAAAAGCCGGATACTTTGAACCAACAGTATACTTTAACCACCCATTGAAATATCCAGATGGCCGCACCACAGAGGCCGTAAATCTCAAGCAAGTGTGGATTGATTTTATTCGTGGAGCAAAACAACAATTAGCCATTAATGTTTTTGATTTTGATCTTCCAGAAGTCGCAGAAGAAATTATCAAAAAGAATTCTGAGTTTTTAAAAAATAAACTCCCCGCAGTAAGAGTCGGTATCGACGCATCAGTAATTAAAGATAAAACAGAAGTTAAAAAAATCTACCAACTACTTAAAACAGCCGGTGTGAATATCTTTAAAGTTAATGCAACAGGCCTTAATCATCACAAAATTGCAACTCGAGATTGGCAACTAAAAAGTAATGGCATGGTTTTACTATCCTCTGGAAACCTCACCTTTTCATGTATTGATCCATTGGGCGATTACATATCGGGCAAAGTTATTGCTGAAGACCAGAAGTATCTGCTCCCCAACGCAAATCACATCATCACAATGCGCAGTGATTCATTTTCACAGCTAGTGAATTATCAGCTCACTAAAATTTTAGATCTTAAACTACGTGGTAGTGAAAATCCGTTAGGTGGTGCTTTTAAGGTTTTTGGCGAATCCCTCGGAGGTGTTAAAGAATTGCCCTTCATGATTGCTGGTTTTTCACCAAAGGGTGGGCTCGGTGATATCAATCGCGATATCATTGCACAAGTAATCGCAAAAACCCAAGGTCGTATTCGAATGATCCAATTTGCTTTTTCATCTAAATCAATTGAGGACGCACTCTTTGAACACTCCAGAAAAGAAAAAGTTGCAGGCCGAGAATATATTTTTGAAAGTGTGAGTCATACTGCATTTTCTTTAGAATATTGGAGCCGCTTTCTCATTATGTCGGGCTACGACGTAGTAGATACAGCCGATGGAAAGCACTATGTGTTAAACGCTGACAGTCGCTGGAACAAAGAGTTCACCACTGATGAAGCAAATAATAATCGCGCACGCATGTTAGTAGCCCCCAATAACTACGGGCAACATTTAGTGCGCCTCGATGATGGATCAACTTTTGAAGTTCGATCTAAAATCCATCATAAAATTATGATCTGTGGAGAGGGTGAAAATACAACTCTCATTATCGGTACCTCGTACAATTTCACAGAATCGGCGAACACCAATAACGAGCACATCCTTGTCATTAAAGACCCTCGGGTTGTTCCACAGGTTTTAGCTGCATTCGAAAATCTTCGAAGCCAAGCAAGCTCTTCTGTCGAAGTCATCACACGTAAACGAAATGTTTATTTAAAAAGCGATGGCAAAATGGATATGGAAGAAAGACGAGCCACTGAAGAACTAAAAAGAACCATTGAAAAGAATAAGAGAAAACTCGTGGGTAGCAATATTTTATTATCAGGATTTGAATTTTGCTCAAAACAACTTAAAGAATTACTAAAATCGACTACTTCTCACAAAAAGCGATAG
- the speB gene encoding agmatinase: MDFKPLEGREFPRFSGIKTFFRLPIAEPDAKFDVALFGIPFDGGASYRTGQRFAPTHIREASSLGRGYHWNRDLVYFKKLKVADVGDCPTVPIDLKQTYDRIEKFVYGLVKDGKKFIASGGDHSVTLPILRALNKHYKKPIGLIHFDAHYDTYPPAWDCDFHHGTFARHAVTEKLIDPKKTVQIGIRGPFAVKEDSDFASKHGFKVWTIDEIRKRGVDALVKEWPDFGDTPVYLSFDVDAMDPSCAPGTGTPVIGGLNSYEAQQFLRNLPKVNLVGGDVVEVIPQFDPAQITQLLAVDVMFEILSHMAAQV; the protein is encoded by the coding sequence ATGGATTTTAAACCCCTTGAAGGTCGCGAGTTTCCACGTTTTTCAGGAATCAAAACTTTTTTCCGGCTTCCTATTGCCGAGCCTGACGCAAAATTTGACGTAGCACTTTTTGGAATTCCATTTGATGGTGGCGCCAGTTATCGCACGGGCCAAAGATTTGCTCCCACACATATTCGCGAAGCATCTTCACTTGGGCGTGGATATCACTGGAATCGGGATCTTGTTTATTTTAAAAAATTAAAAGTAGCAGATGTTGGTGATTGTCCAACTGTACCCATTGATCTTAAGCAGACTTATGATCGCATTGAAAAATTTGTTTATGGTCTTGTAAAAGATGGCAAAAAATTTATAGCAAGTGGCGGTGATCATTCGGTGACACTTCCTATTTTGCGTGCGCTTAATAAACACTACAAAAAACCCATTGGGCTCATTCACTTTGATGCGCATTATGATACTTATCCACCTGCGTGGGATTGTGATTTTCATCACGGAACTTTTGCCCGTCATGCTGTGACTGAAAAATTGATTGATCCTAAAAAGACAGTACAAATTGGTATTCGTGGTCCTTTTGCAGTTAAAGAGGATTCAGATTTCGCAAGCAAACATGGATTTAAAGTTTGGACAATTGATGAAATTCGTAAACGCGGTGTGGATGCACTCGTTAAAGAATGGCCTGATTTTGGTGATACTCCCGTGTATCTCAGTTTTGACGTTGATGCGATGGACCCTTCTTGTGCTCCTGGTACCGGAACCCCAGTAATTGGTGGTTTGAATTCGTATGAAGCTCAACAGTTTCTTAGAAATCTTCCAAAGGTAAATCTTGTGGGTGGTGACGTAGTTGAGGTTATTCCTCAATTTGATCCTGCACAGATCACTCAGCTCTTAGCTGTAGATGTGATGTTTGAAATACTGAGTCATATGGCTGCTCAAGTTTGA
- the mutY gene encoding A/G-specific adenine glycosylase has translation MKISQALSKWYRANKRDLPWRKSQDPYKIWISEIMLQQTTVRVVIPYFEKFIKSFPTVKALANATEEKVLSHWSGLGYYSRAKNLHKAAKKISAQKYFPRTYIELLELSGIGPYTAAAIASIAFNEEVPTIDGNVIRVITRLFDISHDVNSRSGKEAIAHNAAVLIKNQNPSEHNQAMMELGATICLPQNPMCILCPVNKNCQSFKAHTMNQRPVKQKVRKQEPWLWTLYVVKKGNQLALVKNSNGTPWLKNTWVLPGEAKEWNNKTPPLCDFKHSITHHKIFVKIQHKKQKDLKNPNVVWASAGEMKNLGVSSIVQKVLNLLDR, from the coding sequence ATGAAAATTTCTCAAGCCCTTTCAAAGTGGTACCGTGCCAATAAAAGAGACCTTCCTTGGCGCAAATCGCAAGATCCATATAAAATTTGGATTTCTGAGATCATGCTGCAACAGACAACTGTGAGAGTCGTTATTCCCTATTTTGAAAAATTCATTAAATCATTTCCAACTGTTAAAGCACTAGCAAATGCGACAGAAGAAAAAGTTTTAAGCCACTGGTCAGGACTCGGTTATTACTCTCGAGCTAAAAATCTACACAAAGCTGCTAAAAAAATTTCAGCTCAGAAATATTTTCCACGAACTTACATAGAACTTTTAGAACTTTCAGGTATTGGGCCATATACTGCAGCCGCCATCGCTAGCATTGCGTTTAATGAAGAGGTTCCAACTATTGATGGTAATGTCATTCGCGTGATCACTCGACTTTTTGATATTTCACATGATGTGAATTCACGATCGGGCAAAGAGGCTATTGCCCATAACGCAGCAGTACTGATTAAAAATCAAAACCCTTCAGAACATAATCAAGCCATGATGGAATTAGGGGCGACGATCTGTTTACCACAAAATCCGATGTGCATTTTGTGTCCTGTGAATAAAAATTGCCAAAGTTTTAAGGCGCATACGATGAATCAGCGCCCGGTTAAGCAAAAAGTACGAAAACAAGAGCCCTGGCTTTGGACACTTTATGTTGTTAAAAAAGGAAACCAATTAGCGCTTGTCAAAAATAGCAATGGCACACCGTGGTTAAAAAATACATGGGTGCTTCCAGGTGAAGCAAAGGAATGGAATAATAAAACGCCACCGCTCTGTGATTTTAAACACTCCATTACTCATCATAAAATTTTTGTGAAAATCCAGCATAAAAAACAAAAAGATTTAAAAAATCCTAATGTCGTCTGGGCTTCAGCTGGTGAAATGAAAAATTTAGGTGTCTCAAGCATTGTTCAAAAAGTATTGAACTTATTAGACCGTTAA